The DNA sequence ggttcgtggaggggttctccaaaattccaatgcccctaaccgagcttacaaagaagaatcagcgatttatctggacagataaatgcgaagctagttttcaggagctgaaacagagattgattactgctccggtgctagctttgccttcggacaaggagaagttcgtggtctattgtgacgcatccaaacagggtttggggtgcgtattgatgcaagccgacggttatcgcttatgcctcccgtcgctaaaggattatgaacagcgatacccgactcatgacttagaattggccgcagtggtttttgcactgaagatttggcggcattacttgtatggagagaagtgcgagatctacaccgaccataaaagtctcaagtatttctttactcagaaagatttgaacatgagacaaaggcgttggttggaattagtgaaggattatgattgcgagatcctctatcatcccggaaaagccaatgtagtggtcgatgccctgagtagaaagggtcccgggcaagtggctagcatggttcagatctcacctcagctagcagaggatatggtcgtGTCCaagattgagtttgtggtaggtcaacttcacaacttaacgccgcaatccgatccgttagaaagaataaaggttgctcgtaCGACGCATccgagttagtgaagatccgagatgaggtattggccggtcaagccaaggacttttcgtTGTCgtatagtgggatgcttttgtataaagccgtggtttgtgtcccgaacaaaggtggacttgaggaacgagatctttgaggaggctcattctactccatattctctgcatcccggcaccaccaagatgtaccaagacttgaaaccgtacttctggtggaacggtatgatgaagaatttggtagaattcgtatcgagatgcctcacgtgtcagcagatcaaggctgaacatcagagaccagcaggttGTTacggcctctaaccctaccgtaatggaaatgggaggatattactatggattttgtggtcgggttacctaggaccacgggtatgtttgattccatctcgggtagtggtggaccgatttacgaaatctcgCTCATTTTCTCACGGCCAACGACGTTTACGGTGGATCGGTTGGCGCAGTTATATGTCgtggagatagtgagacttcacgggtaccgaagtctatagtttcggacaggatccgaaattcacctccaaattttggcgtAGTTTGCaacggcaatgggtacgaagctaaaattcagtacagcattccatcctcagacagatggtcagtccgaaaggacaattcagatattggaggcaTGCTGAGAgccctgtgttatggactttgagggttcatggaataaatacctaccgttagtagAGTTCTCATATAACAACGGTTATCgtagtacgatagggatggcaccctatgaatcgttgtacggtaggaagtgtagatcccctatccactcgGGATGAGAcaagggagaggaaatacctaggtccagagtcagttcagcggaccaatgaggcaatagagaagattaaagctagaatgcttgcctcccaggaAAGCGGACattaagagttacgcagatccgaaacgtcaagatgttgagttccgagtaggggaccatgtgtttttgcgagtatctccgatgaaggggattaaacgtttcgggaaaagaggcaagttatgccctagatttacaggacctttcgagattctcgagaagataggtcaagtggcatatcggttagcattgcctccagctttatcagcagtgcacaacgtatttcatgtctcaatgttgagaaaatacgtctcagacccctctcatataatcagttatgagagccttcagcttcagtcagatatgtcctatgaggaacaaTGCCAAGCAAGGCatcccggatagaaaggataaagtccttcgaataagaccatagcgttggtcaaggttctctggagaaacaagaaggtggaagaagccacccgGGAGCTAGAAtcggatatgcgagctcaatatcccgTAGTTATTCaaagttagatttcggggacgaaatccttttaaggggggaatagttgtaaagcccgcttagttaatttggaaattagcgattatttatgttaatcagaaattatttatagctatttaaataatttatcattgttatttacggaattcgtatatgcatatttatgtcaTCAAGCTagctttatatttcgcatttccgtgtCCCagattttggaacgcggcgtttggctcagtagagatcacaacttagtatgttagtatttaggggacgggtttagacattgggaatgtcgggaatggccgggaatttagaatgtcccaaaaatacccctttagtatgattttcatggttttatggtggaggggcaaaatggtctttttgccccattagtgttttgtcttatatgatttattaaatggaaaatgaataattaattaaatgtttatttggctaaaatagatgatttatgtgatttatatttcccttttctcaaatttcaacacttagtcattttaaagaaattagaaaaaaatcactcaaagctctctcttcctccctctTTTCGGTTTGGTGttgggctgctagggcagagatttttcctcttcaagcttgtgattttctcctcctctaagtgtaattcaagtAGGTTTGATCCCTTTTATTTCCTTTGtgttttattcaagaaaaatgatgaaaatggatgataatgcatgttaattttgaatgttgttgctgctgcttttGTTGATTGATTTTTGAggatcaaagcatgtttatgtgttgataaatgagttatttgaagcatgagtagctaggttgttcaagcttttaaattatatgtgaaaattatgtaattttgagagaaaatgccatgaattgtttctgtgaattgctggatgttgttgtttgttttcagaggctatattatgctagtttaggttgattttagctggtttgcatgcttgttttgtggttttgctcaagcttgagtttggaactcaaagcttgagctccaatggcaaaatttgtgtatgtggtttctgggtaggtttgatgccttggaaatgtttattagggtctatttaggaggtctggaaagtttgggaccatttgggttcgaaatggtcaagatatgggaatttttggttgctgcctgcgaggaaccggaattccggttgagcatccggaattccggatgggggttcgcattttcagaaccggaattccggttgggcaaccggacttccggatgggggatttttcagaaccctagttttcctcgtttttgggtttttaggggtattgccatgctttttatcgatagggaaacttttagtttcgagttttggtccccgggaagtgatttagcgtgtcacttatagcgttgtggtttttatggtttaggagccagtaatccgccgttcagcttcagttccacaagttgaccgcacacccgaaatcgaatccggtaagattagtataacgcatgcatatgtagattacatgtttagcgtgcatgtaggaagcctgttagtttacattagatatgtatttaggcttcgaaccacccaaccctgtcacgccAGAcaaagccggagtatgaccagcagccggagtatgaccggctcgaccgatcagccgacaccggttggtggttcgggctattgacctatcccgtctggcatgtggccggagtatgaccgcagtcgtgagtatgaccggctcgaccgatcagaggatacttgtcaatagtgccgtcccccgaacgttcaaaactcgcaccatattggacatggcaagaagtgctcgcaccatgttggacatggcaagagcgggactcgcatcgtgttggacacggcagccgctttatgtatgatattattatgcttttcttaccgagtccgtcgactcacaacgccttacgttgcatgtgtaggtaaaggcaaggcaagcttgccgatggaccgtgagcgagcttatgggattgtacatgtcggggcggttaggcctggagcgtacgatcctcgggacagcagggctgagatttttgtaacggtcgttagatgacctcattttgatgtaaaagttgaatagtaaaaacgtttgtaaatatttttataaatcgggatcccgagactttttggtaaaatggtttataagtttaatgaaaaagcaaaattttaattaatcacgtttttccataaacctcgttgattagcatcgagctgcacagtacgtttaaaaatcacgtaatacgcctaagttagttagggtgttacaaaccCTGTGTctcataaatctaggaaactttattcacatagtcatgtttactttccaatgtgttgacagcacaataaacagaatcaagtatgtgaaaagggtttcagatgaattcatacattatgtacatataatcatgtaacaaatcatgtgaaccatgcagcattaaatgttatttctgatctatattagtaagtaaatctgattatattgaaatgagttttatttagggcataaaacccaacatacaaTTCAATTGGTTACATTTTTAAGCTAAATTGCTCATTATCTTATTCCAATTGGGATAAGGAGCTAAAATATTGAACGCACATAAAtatagtttttttcttttaaaaaaatgtaaatatagTTTGTTTAGGAAGTAATAATGTCACACTTATATTATTTtgggattattttacaaatacacaaaaataataaaaaattacaaaaatacaattatgcggaattttaaatatatttctttttacaatttttataattttatttatagaaaatatggtcttttgatatatttttatgttgtactcttgttcatttgttattttttttgaacaagaaGAAAACTTTTTATTCAAAACAACCACAAACTACAAGCAAACAACATCTGCAACACGCTAGCAAGCCACCCAAACAACAATTACCACTCATTAACTACATTAAAAATGTATTCCTCGAACCTATTCGTACTACTAGAACAAAAGCCCATAAATCTAATTTTAACAACCCTCCTAATTTCATTACTAACAACTACAATTGTCAGAGAATTAAAAAGACAACTATTTCTAATCAACCAAACATAATACAAGGTTGTTGCAATAAACGAGTTTATGACTTTCTCTTGCAAACTTTGAAGAAGCTTCGAATACCAAACACTGATATTAACAGGCCAATCAAAGACACCCAACCATTTGCTAATCTCGTTAACCACCCCGTTCGTAAAGGAACACTCCACAAAAAGATGGCTATGAGTCTCTCTAGCACCATCACAAACTGGGAAAAATCAAAAGAGGTAGAGTGCGTACCTTTTACTGATATGATCTCTAGTTAGAAGTTGGCTGTTGATAGCATACCAACCAATAAATATATGCTTCGGAACAATCATCTTATGCCAAATATTAGTAGCATAATCCACTCTTTGGCCTtgaacaaaagataagtagaaTTTTTTTGCTTTGAACTTACCTTTTTTACTAGCTTCAACAATATCATGTTTTTCCACCAACCCCTGAAGCCTCAAAAGCTTCTTCAAGTACCAACTCGCATCTTGCATAAAAGCTACCGACCAGAAGCTTTGACCCTTTAAGTAAATGACATTGATCCAAAGCACCCAAAGGTTGTCCTTCTTGCTCGAAATAGCCCAAATGTATTTCTCCATCAAAGCAACCTTTTTCATAAGACGGGAGATAAAATTTTCTTCGATTGGCAATGGTTCCCCAAAGAAAATCTCTACAATATGTATCAATGGTTCCAGTAACTTTTTGGGGAAGAATAGATAGGCTCATCCAAAAGTTTCTTATACCCAAGAGCACTGAGTGAATTAATTGCGCCCTTCCTACAAAAGACAAATTTCTGCTAGCCCAGTTATGAAGCTTCTTGTGAACCTTGTCTATGATAGTACCACAATCAGTAGATTGCCATTTCGTTGGTCTAAGGTGGACTCCCAGGTACTTAAGAGGAAAGCTACCCTTTTTCATTTGTAACATATTCAGAATACTACCCTTGCAGGCGTCCTTCACCCCACCAAAATACATCAAAGATTTAGTTTTGTTAGCCAATAACCCAGTTGAATCACTAAACACTTTGAAAGCCTCATGAATAAGCCTAATCGAGTTTTCATTTCCTTTGTAGTAAATTACCAAATCATCTGCAAACTAGAGATTCACATGTTTGAGAGACTTACAAATCGGATAAAACCCGAAGCCCTTCAACTTAGATCTTTGGATCATCAGTCTAGTCAAGTACTCCATGATTAACACAAAAAGGAGGGGTGACATCCAATCCCCTTGGCGAAGGCCTTTCTCACCTTCAAAGGTGCCTTAAAAATGACCATTCATCATTAAGATATAAGAGGCACCATGGAGGCAACTTACAATCCAAGTGATGAATTTTGAGGGAAAACAAAGGCCCTTTAATAGATCAGAGATAAAATTCTAATCAACAATGTCATATGCCTTGCTAAGATCAATCTTTAAAATACCTCTAACAGAGATGTTCTTCCTAGTGTACCCTTTAAGTATGTCTTGAAAAATCAAGATGTTATGGGCCAATTGTCTATTCTTGATAAAAGCACCTTGATTGTCATAAATCAAGCTAGGGAGCACTTCTAATAAAAGAGCACAAATCATCTTGGAAATGCATTTGTAAATTGTGTTGCATGAAGGTATTGGTCTATAGTCGCTAGCATTATGAGGGTTATCTATTTTGGGGACAAGAGAAATATTAGTCTCGTTAAGCTCTTTTGGAAGAAAACTATCTTGAAAGAATCAACAAAATGCTTTAGATAAGTCCTCTCCAATACCATCCCAAAAACCTTTAAAGAATCCAAGGCTTTCTTGACATTTGTTTTATTGAAAGGCCAAGTTAATTGAACCTACTGAACCAGGCTTAATTTATTTCCTTCCTCCAAACAGTCAAAATCAATCCTCCTAGTAGTTGAACTCTTCCTTCCCATGAAGTTTctaaaatgaagaagaaaatgatCAACCACTTTGGTAAAATCTTCAATAATAGAATCACTAACACTTTAGGAGAGAATCCTATTCTTAGTTTTCCTCTTTTTCATACTGGTATGGAAGTAGCTTGTATTATCATTCCcatattgggttttatgccctaaataaaacccatttcaatataattaaatttactaattgataaaagatcagaaatcattttatattgcatggttcacatgatttatttcatgattgtatatgtttaatgtataaattctattaagtccagaacatatatttattcatgattatagtgtagTCGACACAATGGAatgtaatcatgattatatgttcaaaagttcaagtcccatgatttatcagtacactggatttagactgacatgataatcagagataaggtatacttacaccttggataagtgttatgtcctttccatggTATTGACAAAGTAtgccagtatcagatgtatggagtatacattagattggaccgatattgaacttggataagatataataaagttaacgttatatttttctaagtcaatatcactagttgatcttaggtctatagatcttaatactgagatggttaggtttgatctcaattgtattatttatgctCTTAGATTTGTTCGTTGAAACTCGTACGATTGAACATATACAtcttgagaacatgatagttcAATTAAGtgagagcgctaatcatagatatgaaatttatagcttctataagtgtttagaagtgaaacgataatttcgttcgagcttggcttaatagagataaatgattgaggtcgcattttaataactatattagtttactgaaatatcatttataggtagataagtgttttaaggataaaatatactGAAGGGTAGAGTGGTAAATTTGTCCCgattcgatgtagatcatctatagatgatctttgactatttggattgtaacaatggataattcatagcgtatctatatcttgatacatatagagcgttctatatagttaagagtgcaatttcgaatctatagtggcgcaaggagaaattaataagttagagaatttacttggtaaaatctagatctacttattggaagcttgattatataagcccatggtcctcacactagttgagataatactacttgcagacttagttaattagttttaattaataaattataattctaaaattaggctatgtcttatttgtgaatttttactAACCAAGAGCTtagttgtgaagaaaagagattttggagtttatttattaataaagagactttgttaagtctaattaataaataagataaatgacaattttatttgatagttaattataattattaaataaatagttttgacatttataggattgaaattggaaaatatggtactattgaaagaagaataaatagttgaaataaagtggcaaaattgtagtGAGACCCACataatggccggccacttagtgtaattttttcccattattttatttttctaatccatataattaaatcctaaaccctagttgaaatactataaaagaacatgatgctctcattgtCATTCAACCTTTCAACCTACCTAAATCTAGTTTCTAACTTTGTcaaacaactagtagatgagagactcTTTCTATAGTGATTTTGCACCttattcattgttcttcaccgaTTCGAGCCATAGTGATAGAGTATCATGCCCACagatagcaagtcaagtactcaatcatagtgcggaagacggtggtaaccaaacccgaaggagagaaagagattcaggctcagatcttgttaTTAATCTGCGACAGAAGGAAACAAGGATTAGAGatttgagcggaaggagtcatattatttcgctgccatcaatataaagtttttttaaactcttatgtgatTAATTTCATCGTCTTATAGAATTCATATTTAAGGtgtaatgaaacatacatgttagtaaatgtaatgaccgcatttgtaatatggattagtaaagacaattagcactaattattgatatttttatagttatttgtgaatttatttaattgtgggtCCCATTATTAAAAGTGGGCACTACAGTTATAATCTCTCAattttggagattttattaggatctacatgtattatttgtattatatttgaattatgttatttttataatttttgtttggcgacaacggaaaatgtgaTGGATGTCTATtttaatcacatgggtaagtctaGAACCTTTTTCTTAGTGGGATATATGTTGGAGAAAAATAGAATACCAAGTTTGAGCGAGGTTAgggtttttgactattttacccctagGCTTGAATTGGCTTTATTTAAAGCACCAAGGACATTTTAGTCATTTTGTCTAGGTGATTAGGTGGCTGCTTAAGGAAATGGCAGCTGGCCATTTAGTTTAATTCTCAGCCTAATAAtgttaattgatttatttactcatttggaaaataaagaaaaataaagaaaagccaacaaaatcaaagaacattcTGTCtttcccttctctctctcttcgaacccAGCAAGAACCAAGATGAATTGCTGTTGAATTTCTCATTTCAATTGAGAATTGGAGAAGACGATATCTTGAAGAATACATtctgtactaggtatggacattacgagtttctagttatgtcttttggactcaccaaTGCCCCAGCTACATTCACGGATCTAATGAAccgagtattcaaggattttttGGATAAGCATGTAATAGTTTTTATAGATGATATTCTAGTATATTCAGAATCAAAAGAGTAACATGAGTTACATCTCAAATTAGTACTTCAATGACTATGGGATCATAAACTCTATGCTAAGTTCAAgaagtgtgagttctggttgtcacGTGTctctttcttagggcacatagTGAACAAGGATGGGATCATGGTTGATCCGGCCAAAATAGAAGTTGTTTAGGATTGGCCAACACCAAAATTAGCTACAGAGGTTAGAGGCTTTTTCGGTCCAGCTGCTTATTATCGTCAGTTCAGCAAGGGAGTCAAGTAGGATTCAAGctaaggtaaccctagaacCTATAATCTTGTgttttttttgaagttttgagttTGGTTTGATTATGTGATTTTGAGATATAAGGGTTGttagggttaggttgtgttttAATTCAAATTCTAAGCTTAAATTGAGTTGATTTTAAATTCTTGATGCTGTATTAGATGATTGTTGTGGTGGatgaccaagtttgagtttcaaTCATCAATGGCATATTTTGATTCAGAGTGTTTTTCTGGTTTCTATTGCTTGGAATATATTGTGAAAGGTTATTATAGGTGTTCTGGAAATTTTGGTGGCATTTGGACAAGTTTTGAGCAAGTTTAGAATTGTTCGGGGAGACCTGGTGGaaaccggttaaccggtttGCCAGGACTTGTAAAACCGGTTCACCAGTTTTGGCAAATTCCCCGAACAATTTGTTTTCTCAATTCATGTTTACTGCAGTGCCTTGGTTGGGTGATTTCTTATTTCCTAGGGTATTGTGGTTCCATTTAGTATTTACAGAATCTTAGGTTGGAGGTTTGGGTTTCCCAGATTAGGATTTTGGCATGTTATTTACCTGGTTTTAATATGTGATTAGGGTATCCATCCAGCACGAGACTTTTCGTTCAGTTCAGTCAACTCACTTGAATTCGAAAAAGAGGTAAGAACAACGTATAATATGTGATATGAATATGCgagtgtatgtatgtgttaatgtatatgcatgcttatatggttagtacactaccaacacttgtacggaaaAAATGGTGTTAACACAGATTTTcattaaccaaatttgagcctcacgatgataattcaacacagaaaaaataaaagctatagaaaaaaaaaatatatgaacacAGTGTTTTTTacatggttttgcagttaaaattctgcatagtccacgagtcaatcttattcagatttctgagtaTTTTTTTAGGGCCtctttcataagagttttttcgtcccttttttgAGATTGTGTTGCCACTATGTATAATTGCATagtggcagttaattacaaagttgacaaaaatatgtttatagCTATTAAAATcgtgggatttgattacattTCACAAAATGTAAATGTGGTgtatgattttgaaaattatatagCTGTGATTTTCCCGCTTTTACTGGGTAAAAAAtatcgtgtattaaacacgtctttaTTTGTTGAATCCGGAGATGTCTCGACGAAAATTTGATTGTAGTGATCCCAATGGCGAGCTGGAGCCATTCTTCTTTCTAAGGTCGACAAGATATATCTTACGTCAATCGTGGGTATACAGAAATCTTCTGACTTGCCAGGGTTATGAGCCTCGCTCCTGTTAGTTGGATGAAGCTATAGGAAGTCTCCTCATAGCGAGACGGTCATCTCGCATTCTTGTTCTTCGAGTCGATCCGACTTTGACATTTAGTTTGCGTATTGAAAGCTAAGGTATGTGTTACTTTTCTCCGGTGCCTCGCTATTCACCTTCAgcgacatatggtttctcgttaataaACTAAGTACAAGTTTGTACATTGATTCCTCGCCTAAGACCTTACAATCAGTGAGTTACAAATATACTCTTATACTTAcgcaattaatgagttattccataaaaatatattgcACCGATTCACATTCCCTTTGTTTTGATACGTGTCCTCCAgtcgaattttgggtataataaTTACCCCGTAAAAAGttcattttttaataaaaagaactttttattaattaaaattataagattag is a window from the Cannabis sativa cultivar Pink pepper isolate KNU-18-1 chromosome 1, ASM2916894v1, whole genome shotgun sequence genome containing:
- the LOC133035330 gene encoding uncharacterized protein LOC133035330, giving the protein MVIFKAPLKFADDLVIYYKGNENSIRLIHEAFKVFSDSTGLLANKTKSLMYFGGVKDACKGSILNMLQMKKGSFPLKYLGVHLRPTKWQSTDCGTIIDKVHKKLHNWASRNLSFVGRAQLIHSVLLGIRNFWMSLSILPQKVTGTIDTYCRDFLWGTIANRRKFYLPSYEKGCFDGEIHLGYFEQEGQPLGALDQCHLLKGSKLLVGSFYARCELVLEEAFEASGVGGKT